From one Anoplolepis gracilipes chromosome 10, ASM4749672v1, whole genome shotgun sequence genomic stretch:
- the LOC140670115 gene encoding glutamine:fructose-6-phosphate aminotransferase 1 isoform X5: MCGIFAYLNYLTPKSRKEILELLVVGLKRLEYRGYDSAGVALDSADGKDVSIIKKQGKVKALEEEIFCRTNLDFESKIQCHVGIAHTRWATHGVPSELNAHPQRSDSEHAFVVVHNGIVTNYKEVKTLLQQRGYVFESDTDTEVIAKLIHHLWVQHPTYSFRELVEQVVQQLEGAFALCFKSKYFPDECVATRRGSPLLVGIKTKTRLATDHVPILYGKDDLHCANKEGEAPSQDHRPHGRNPEFPVMPRSESTSEFQPLEDKEVEYFFASDASAIIEHTNRVIFLEDDDVAAVREGALSIHRLRRCMDDPHAREITTLKMEIQQIMKGNYDYFMQKEIFEQSESVVNTMRGRLNFQDNSVTLGGIKDYIPEIKRCRRLMLIGCGTSYHSAIATRQLLEELTELPVMVELASDFLDRNTPVFRDDVCFFISQSGETADTLMALRYCKSRGALIVGITNTVGSSICRESHCGVHINAGPEIGVASTKAYTSQFISLVMFALVMSEDRISLRARRLQIIEGLKNLDNLIREVLKLDDKVKELAKSLFQHKSLLIMGRGYNFATCMEGALKVKELTYMHSEGIMAGELKHGPLALVDDSMPVIMIVMRDPVYMKCMNALQQVTARDGKPIVICEDGDEETKAFADRALEIPKTVDCLQGILTVIPMQLLSFHIAVLRGCNVDCPRNLAKSVTVE; this comes from the exons atgtGTG GGATTTTCGCTTATTTGAACTATTTGACGCCGAAGAGCAGAAAGGAAATCTTGGAGCTGTTGGTTGTTGGCCTGAAAAGATTAGAATATCGCGGATATGATTCTGCAG GAGTTGCCCTCGATAGCGCGGATGGTAAAGACGTGTCGATTATCAAGAAGCAGGGAAAAGTTAAAGCTCTTGAGGAGGAGATATTTTGCC GTACCAATCTTGATTTCGAGTCGAAAATCCAGTGTCATGTTGGTATCGCTCACACGCGATGGGCGACTCATGGTGTGCCGTCGGAATTGAATGCTCATCCTCAACGCTCCGATAGTGAGCACGCCTTCGTCGTTGTTCACAATG GTATCGTAACAAATTATAAGGAAGTGAAAACTCTGCTACAACAGAGAGGATACGTATTCGAGAGCGACACCGATACCGAGGTTATTGCCAAATTGATTCATCATCTATGGGTACAGCATCCCACGTACTCATTTCGCGAACTCGTTGAGCAAGTTGTTCAGCAATTG GAAGGAGCTTTTGCTCTTTGCTTCAAAAGCAAATACTTCCCAGATGAATGCGTGGCTACAAGACGAGGATCGCCGCTTCTTGTTGGTATCAAGACGAAAACGAGATTGGCTACCGATCATGTGCCTATTTTATACGGAAAAG ATGACCTTCACTGCGCAAACAAAG AAGGTGAAGCACCATCTCAAG ATCACCGCCCACATGGTAGGAATCCGGAATTTCCGGTCATGCCGCGTAGCGAGAGCACATCCGAATTTCAACCTCTTGAGGACAAAGaagttgaatattttttcgctTCTGATGCGAGTGCGATAATCGAGCACACAAATCGTGTGATATTTCTGGAA GACGATGATGTGGCGGCCGTTAGAGAAGGCGCATTGAGCATTCATCGTCTTCGTCGCTGCATGGACGATCCTCATGCTCGTGAAATCACGACATTAAAGATGGAGATTCAGCAGATCATGAAGGGCAATTATGACTACTTTAtgcagaaagaaatttttgagcAGTCGGAGTCGGTTGTGAACACTATGAGAGGACGCTTgaattttcaagataattcTGTCACTTTGGGTGGAATTAAA GATTATATTCCTGAGATCAAAAGATGCAGACGTCTCATGCTGATTGGCTGTGGTACGAGCTATCATTCTGCCATAGCTACGCGACAGCTTCTCGAAGAATTGACAGAATTGCCAGTGATGGTCGAACTGGCGTCCGATTTTTTAGACCGCAACACGCCGGTCTTTAGAGACGAcgtttgtttctttatttctcaatcgg GCGAGACAGCTGATACATTAATGGCACTACGTTATTGTAAAAGTCGCGGCGCTCTTATTGTGGGTATAACTAATACGGTTGGTAGTAGTATTTGTCGCGAATCCCATTGTGGTGTGCACATCAACGCCGGTCCCGAAATTGGTGTAGCAAGTACCAAGGCTTATACATcgcaatttatttctctcgtGATGTTTGCACTAGTAATGAGCGAAGACAGAATCTCTCTTCGTGCAAGACGTCTACAA ATTATCGAAGGTTTGAAAAATCTCGACAATCTCATTCGTGAAGTATTAAAACTTGACGATAAAGTGAAAGAGCTGGCAAAGTCCTTGTTTCAACATAAATCTCTCTTGATTATGGGTCGTGGATACAATTTTGCTACGTGTATGGAGGGCGCGCTT AAAGTGAAAGAATTGACATATATGCACAGCGAAGGAATTATGGCTGGTGAATTAAAGCATGGTCCATTAGCTCTTGTTGACGATTCTATGCCGGTGATTATGATCGTAATGAGAGATCCAGTATACATG aaATGCATGAACGCGTTGCAGCAAGTTACCGCGCGAGATGGCAAACCAATCGTTATTTGCGAGGACGGAGATGAGGAAACGAAAGCTTTTGCCGATAGAGCTCTCGAGATACCGAAAACAGTTGATTGCTTGCAAGGAATTCTCACCGTTATTCCCATGCAATTATTATCATTCCATATTGCGGTTTTGCGTGGTTGTAACGTCGACTGTCCAAGAAACTTGGCGAAATCAGTTACGGtagagtaa
- the LOC140670115 gene encoding glutamine:fructose-6-phosphate aminotransferase 1 isoform X1 — MSYYSILFNYHVQKGIFAYLNYLTPKSRKEILELLVVGLKRLEYRGYDSAGVALDSADGKDVSIIKKQGKVKALEEEIFCRTNLDFESKIQCHVGIAHTRWATHGVPSELNAHPQRSDSEHAFVVVHNGIVTNYKEVKTLLQQRGYVFESDTDTEVIAKLIHHLWVQHPTYSFRELVEQVVQQLEGAFALCFKSKYFPDECVATRRGSPLLVGIKTKTRLATDHVPILYGKDDLHCANKEGEAPSQDHRPHGRNPEFPVMPRSESTSEFQPLEDKEVEYFFASDASAIIEHTNRVIFLEDDDVAAVREGALSIHRLRRCMDDPHAREITTLKMEIQQIMKGNYDYFMQKEIFEQSESVVNTMRGRLNFQDNSVTLGGIKDYIPEIKRCRRLMLIGCGTSYHSAIATRQLLEELTELPVMVELASDFLDRNTPVFRDDVCFFISQSGETADTLMALRYCKSRGALIVGITNTVGSSICRESHCGVHINAGPEIGVASTKAYTSQFISLVMFALVMSEDRISLRARRLQIIEGLKNLDNLIREVLKLDDKVKELAKSLFQHKSLLIMGRGYNFATCMEGALKVKELTYMHSEGIMAGELKHGPLALVDDSMPVIMIVMRDPVYMKCMNALQQVTARDGKPIVICEDGDEETKAFADRALEIPKTVDCLQGILTVIPMQLLSFHIAVLRGCNVDCPRNLAKSVTVE; from the exons ATGTCATATTATAGCATTCTATTCAACTATCATGTTCAGAAAG GGATTTTCGCTTATTTGAACTATTTGACGCCGAAGAGCAGAAAGGAAATCTTGGAGCTGTTGGTTGTTGGCCTGAAAAGATTAGAATATCGCGGATATGATTCTGCAG GAGTTGCCCTCGATAGCGCGGATGGTAAAGACGTGTCGATTATCAAGAAGCAGGGAAAAGTTAAAGCTCTTGAGGAGGAGATATTTTGCC GTACCAATCTTGATTTCGAGTCGAAAATCCAGTGTCATGTTGGTATCGCTCACACGCGATGGGCGACTCATGGTGTGCCGTCGGAATTGAATGCTCATCCTCAACGCTCCGATAGTGAGCACGCCTTCGTCGTTGTTCACAATG GTATCGTAACAAATTATAAGGAAGTGAAAACTCTGCTACAACAGAGAGGATACGTATTCGAGAGCGACACCGATACCGAGGTTATTGCCAAATTGATTCATCATCTATGGGTACAGCATCCCACGTACTCATTTCGCGAACTCGTTGAGCAAGTTGTTCAGCAATTG GAAGGAGCTTTTGCTCTTTGCTTCAAAAGCAAATACTTCCCAGATGAATGCGTGGCTACAAGACGAGGATCGCCGCTTCTTGTTGGTATCAAGACGAAAACGAGATTGGCTACCGATCATGTGCCTATTTTATACGGAAAAG ATGACCTTCACTGCGCAAACAAAG AAGGTGAAGCACCATCTCAAG ATCACCGCCCACATGGTAGGAATCCGGAATTTCCGGTCATGCCGCGTAGCGAGAGCACATCCGAATTTCAACCTCTTGAGGACAAAGaagttgaatattttttcgctTCTGATGCGAGTGCGATAATCGAGCACACAAATCGTGTGATATTTCTGGAA GACGATGATGTGGCGGCCGTTAGAGAAGGCGCATTGAGCATTCATCGTCTTCGTCGCTGCATGGACGATCCTCATGCTCGTGAAATCACGACATTAAAGATGGAGATTCAGCAGATCATGAAGGGCAATTATGACTACTTTAtgcagaaagaaatttttgagcAGTCGGAGTCGGTTGTGAACACTATGAGAGGACGCTTgaattttcaagataattcTGTCACTTTGGGTGGAATTAAA GATTATATTCCTGAGATCAAAAGATGCAGACGTCTCATGCTGATTGGCTGTGGTACGAGCTATCATTCTGCCATAGCTACGCGACAGCTTCTCGAAGAATTGACAGAATTGCCAGTGATGGTCGAACTGGCGTCCGATTTTTTAGACCGCAACACGCCGGTCTTTAGAGACGAcgtttgtttctttatttctcaatcgg GCGAGACAGCTGATACATTAATGGCACTACGTTATTGTAAAAGTCGCGGCGCTCTTATTGTGGGTATAACTAATACGGTTGGTAGTAGTATTTGTCGCGAATCCCATTGTGGTGTGCACATCAACGCCGGTCCCGAAATTGGTGTAGCAAGTACCAAGGCTTATACATcgcaatttatttctctcgtGATGTTTGCACTAGTAATGAGCGAAGACAGAATCTCTCTTCGTGCAAGACGTCTACAA ATTATCGAAGGTTTGAAAAATCTCGACAATCTCATTCGTGAAGTATTAAAACTTGACGATAAAGTGAAAGAGCTGGCAAAGTCCTTGTTTCAACATAAATCTCTCTTGATTATGGGTCGTGGATACAATTTTGCTACGTGTATGGAGGGCGCGCTT AAAGTGAAAGAATTGACATATATGCACAGCGAAGGAATTATGGCTGGTGAATTAAAGCATGGTCCATTAGCTCTTGTTGACGATTCTATGCCGGTGATTATGATCGTAATGAGAGATCCAGTATACATG aaATGCATGAACGCGTTGCAGCAAGTTACCGCGCGAGATGGCAAACCAATCGTTATTTGCGAGGACGGAGATGAGGAAACGAAAGCTTTTGCCGATAGAGCTCTCGAGATACCGAAAACAGTTGATTGCTTGCAAGGAATTCTCACCGTTATTCCCATGCAATTATTATCATTCCATATTGCGGTTTTGCGTGGTTGTAACGTCGACTGTCCAAGAAACTTGGCGAAATCAGTTACGGtagagtaa
- the LOC140670115 gene encoding glutamine:fructose-6-phosphate aminotransferase 1 isoform X3 yields the protein MSYYSILFNYHVQKGIFAYLNYLTPKSRKEILELLVVGLKRLEYRGYDSAGVALDSADGKDVSIIKKQGKVKALEEEIFCRTNLDFESKIQCHVGIAHTRWATHGVPSELNAHPQRSDSEHAFVVVHNGIVTNYKEVKTLLQQRGYVFESDTDTEVIAKLIHHLWVQHPTYSFRELVEQVVQQLEGAFALCFKSKYFPDECVATRRGSPLLVGIKTKTRLATDHVPILYGKDDLHCANKDHRPHGRNPEFPVMPRSESTSEFQPLEDKEVEYFFASDASAIIEHTNRVIFLEDDDVAAVREGALSIHRLRRCMDDPHAREITTLKMEIQQIMKGNYDYFMQKEIFEQSESVVNTMRGRLNFQDNSVTLGGIKDYIPEIKRCRRLMLIGCGTSYHSAIATRQLLEELTELPVMVELASDFLDRNTPVFRDDVCFFISQSGETADTLMALRYCKSRGALIVGITNTVGSSICRESHCGVHINAGPEIGVASTKAYTSQFISLVMFALVMSEDRISLRARRLQIIEGLKNLDNLIREVLKLDDKVKELAKSLFQHKSLLIMGRGYNFATCMEGALKVKELTYMHSEGIMAGELKHGPLALVDDSMPVIMIVMRDPVYMKCMNALQQVTARDGKPIVICEDGDEETKAFADRALEIPKTVDCLQGILTVIPMQLLSFHIAVLRGCNVDCPRNLAKSVTVE from the exons ATGTCATATTATAGCATTCTATTCAACTATCATGTTCAGAAAG GGATTTTCGCTTATTTGAACTATTTGACGCCGAAGAGCAGAAAGGAAATCTTGGAGCTGTTGGTTGTTGGCCTGAAAAGATTAGAATATCGCGGATATGATTCTGCAG GAGTTGCCCTCGATAGCGCGGATGGTAAAGACGTGTCGATTATCAAGAAGCAGGGAAAAGTTAAAGCTCTTGAGGAGGAGATATTTTGCC GTACCAATCTTGATTTCGAGTCGAAAATCCAGTGTCATGTTGGTATCGCTCACACGCGATGGGCGACTCATGGTGTGCCGTCGGAATTGAATGCTCATCCTCAACGCTCCGATAGTGAGCACGCCTTCGTCGTTGTTCACAATG GTATCGTAACAAATTATAAGGAAGTGAAAACTCTGCTACAACAGAGAGGATACGTATTCGAGAGCGACACCGATACCGAGGTTATTGCCAAATTGATTCATCATCTATGGGTACAGCATCCCACGTACTCATTTCGCGAACTCGTTGAGCAAGTTGTTCAGCAATTG GAAGGAGCTTTTGCTCTTTGCTTCAAAAGCAAATACTTCCCAGATGAATGCGTGGCTACAAGACGAGGATCGCCGCTTCTTGTTGGTATCAAGACGAAAACGAGATTGGCTACCGATCATGTGCCTATTTTATACGGAAAAG ATGACCTTCACTGCGCAAACAAAG ATCACCGCCCACATGGTAGGAATCCGGAATTTCCGGTCATGCCGCGTAGCGAGAGCACATCCGAATTTCAACCTCTTGAGGACAAAGaagttgaatattttttcgctTCTGATGCGAGTGCGATAATCGAGCACACAAATCGTGTGATATTTCTGGAA GACGATGATGTGGCGGCCGTTAGAGAAGGCGCATTGAGCATTCATCGTCTTCGTCGCTGCATGGACGATCCTCATGCTCGTGAAATCACGACATTAAAGATGGAGATTCAGCAGATCATGAAGGGCAATTATGACTACTTTAtgcagaaagaaatttttgagcAGTCGGAGTCGGTTGTGAACACTATGAGAGGACGCTTgaattttcaagataattcTGTCACTTTGGGTGGAATTAAA GATTATATTCCTGAGATCAAAAGATGCAGACGTCTCATGCTGATTGGCTGTGGTACGAGCTATCATTCTGCCATAGCTACGCGACAGCTTCTCGAAGAATTGACAGAATTGCCAGTGATGGTCGAACTGGCGTCCGATTTTTTAGACCGCAACACGCCGGTCTTTAGAGACGAcgtttgtttctttatttctcaatcgg GCGAGACAGCTGATACATTAATGGCACTACGTTATTGTAAAAGTCGCGGCGCTCTTATTGTGGGTATAACTAATACGGTTGGTAGTAGTATTTGTCGCGAATCCCATTGTGGTGTGCACATCAACGCCGGTCCCGAAATTGGTGTAGCAAGTACCAAGGCTTATACATcgcaatttatttctctcgtGATGTTTGCACTAGTAATGAGCGAAGACAGAATCTCTCTTCGTGCAAGACGTCTACAA ATTATCGAAGGTTTGAAAAATCTCGACAATCTCATTCGTGAAGTATTAAAACTTGACGATAAAGTGAAAGAGCTGGCAAAGTCCTTGTTTCAACATAAATCTCTCTTGATTATGGGTCGTGGATACAATTTTGCTACGTGTATGGAGGGCGCGCTT AAAGTGAAAGAATTGACATATATGCACAGCGAAGGAATTATGGCTGGTGAATTAAAGCATGGTCCATTAGCTCTTGTTGACGATTCTATGCCGGTGATTATGATCGTAATGAGAGATCCAGTATACATG aaATGCATGAACGCGTTGCAGCAAGTTACCGCGCGAGATGGCAAACCAATCGTTATTTGCGAGGACGGAGATGAGGAAACGAAAGCTTTTGCCGATAGAGCTCTCGAGATACCGAAAACAGTTGATTGCTTGCAAGGAATTCTCACCGTTATTCCCATGCAATTATTATCATTCCATATTGCGGTTTTGCGTGGTTGTAACGTCGACTGTCCAAGAAACTTGGCGAAATCAGTTACGGtagagtaa
- the LOC140670115 gene encoding glutamine:fructose-6-phosphate aminotransferase 1 isoform X6, translating into MCGIFAYLNYLTPKSRKEILELLVVGLKRLEYRGYDSAGVALDSADGKDVSIIKKQGKVKALEEEIFCRTNLDFESKIQCHVGIAHTRWATHGVPSELNAHPQRSDSEHAFVVVHNGIVTNYKEVKTLLQQRGYVFESDTDTEVIAKLIHHLWVQHPTYSFRELVEQVVQQLEGAFALCFKSKYFPDECVATRRGSPLLVGIKTKTRLATDHVPILYGKDHRPHGRNPEFPVMPRSESTSEFQPLEDKEVEYFFASDASAIIEHTNRVIFLEDDDVAAVREGALSIHRLRRCMDDPHAREITTLKMEIQQIMKGNYDYFMQKEIFEQSESVVNTMRGRLNFQDNSVTLGGIKDYIPEIKRCRRLMLIGCGTSYHSAIATRQLLEELTELPVMVELASDFLDRNTPVFRDDVCFFISQSGETADTLMALRYCKSRGALIVGITNTVGSSICRESHCGVHINAGPEIGVASTKAYTSQFISLVMFALVMSEDRISLRARRLQIIEGLKNLDNLIREVLKLDDKVKELAKSLFQHKSLLIMGRGYNFATCMEGALKVKELTYMHSEGIMAGELKHGPLALVDDSMPVIMIVMRDPVYMKCMNALQQVTARDGKPIVICEDGDEETKAFADRALEIPKTVDCLQGILTVIPMQLLSFHIAVLRGCNVDCPRNLAKSVTVE; encoded by the exons atgtGTG GGATTTTCGCTTATTTGAACTATTTGACGCCGAAGAGCAGAAAGGAAATCTTGGAGCTGTTGGTTGTTGGCCTGAAAAGATTAGAATATCGCGGATATGATTCTGCAG GAGTTGCCCTCGATAGCGCGGATGGTAAAGACGTGTCGATTATCAAGAAGCAGGGAAAAGTTAAAGCTCTTGAGGAGGAGATATTTTGCC GTACCAATCTTGATTTCGAGTCGAAAATCCAGTGTCATGTTGGTATCGCTCACACGCGATGGGCGACTCATGGTGTGCCGTCGGAATTGAATGCTCATCCTCAACGCTCCGATAGTGAGCACGCCTTCGTCGTTGTTCACAATG GTATCGTAACAAATTATAAGGAAGTGAAAACTCTGCTACAACAGAGAGGATACGTATTCGAGAGCGACACCGATACCGAGGTTATTGCCAAATTGATTCATCATCTATGGGTACAGCATCCCACGTACTCATTTCGCGAACTCGTTGAGCAAGTTGTTCAGCAATTG GAAGGAGCTTTTGCTCTTTGCTTCAAAAGCAAATACTTCCCAGATGAATGCGTGGCTACAAGACGAGGATCGCCGCTTCTTGTTGGTATCAAGACGAAAACGAGATTGGCTACCGATCATGTGCCTATTTTATACGGAAAAG ATCACCGCCCACATGGTAGGAATCCGGAATTTCCGGTCATGCCGCGTAGCGAGAGCACATCCGAATTTCAACCTCTTGAGGACAAAGaagttgaatattttttcgctTCTGATGCGAGTGCGATAATCGAGCACACAAATCGTGTGATATTTCTGGAA GACGATGATGTGGCGGCCGTTAGAGAAGGCGCATTGAGCATTCATCGTCTTCGTCGCTGCATGGACGATCCTCATGCTCGTGAAATCACGACATTAAAGATGGAGATTCAGCAGATCATGAAGGGCAATTATGACTACTTTAtgcagaaagaaatttttgagcAGTCGGAGTCGGTTGTGAACACTATGAGAGGACGCTTgaattttcaagataattcTGTCACTTTGGGTGGAATTAAA GATTATATTCCTGAGATCAAAAGATGCAGACGTCTCATGCTGATTGGCTGTGGTACGAGCTATCATTCTGCCATAGCTACGCGACAGCTTCTCGAAGAATTGACAGAATTGCCAGTGATGGTCGAACTGGCGTCCGATTTTTTAGACCGCAACACGCCGGTCTTTAGAGACGAcgtttgtttctttatttctcaatcgg GCGAGACAGCTGATACATTAATGGCACTACGTTATTGTAAAAGTCGCGGCGCTCTTATTGTGGGTATAACTAATACGGTTGGTAGTAGTATTTGTCGCGAATCCCATTGTGGTGTGCACATCAACGCCGGTCCCGAAATTGGTGTAGCAAGTACCAAGGCTTATACATcgcaatttatttctctcgtGATGTTTGCACTAGTAATGAGCGAAGACAGAATCTCTCTTCGTGCAAGACGTCTACAA ATTATCGAAGGTTTGAAAAATCTCGACAATCTCATTCGTGAAGTATTAAAACTTGACGATAAAGTGAAAGAGCTGGCAAAGTCCTTGTTTCAACATAAATCTCTCTTGATTATGGGTCGTGGATACAATTTTGCTACGTGTATGGAGGGCGCGCTT AAAGTGAAAGAATTGACATATATGCACAGCGAAGGAATTATGGCTGGTGAATTAAAGCATGGTCCATTAGCTCTTGTTGACGATTCTATGCCGGTGATTATGATCGTAATGAGAGATCCAGTATACATG aaATGCATGAACGCGTTGCAGCAAGTTACCGCGCGAGATGGCAAACCAATCGTTATTTGCGAGGACGGAGATGAGGAAACGAAAGCTTTTGCCGATAGAGCTCTCGAGATACCGAAAACAGTTGATTGCTTGCAAGGAATTCTCACCGTTATTCCCATGCAATTATTATCATTCCATATTGCGGTTTTGCGTGGTTGTAACGTCGACTGTCCAAGAAACTTGGCGAAATCAGTTACGGtagagtaa
- the LOC140670115 gene encoding glutamine:fructose-6-phosphate aminotransferase 1 isoform X2, with protein sequence MSYYSILFNYHVQKGIFAYLNYLTPKSRKEILELLVVGLKRLEYRGYDSAGVALDSADGKDVSIIKKQGKVKALEEEIFCRTNLDFESKIQCHVGIAHTRWATHGVPSELNAHPQRSDSEHAFVVVHNGIVTNYKEVKTLLQQRGYVFESDTDTEVIAKLIHHLWVQHPTYSFRELVEQVVQQLEGAFALCFKSKYFPDECVATRRGSPLLVGIKTKTRLATDHVPILYGKDDLHCANKGEAPSQDHRPHGRNPEFPVMPRSESTSEFQPLEDKEVEYFFASDASAIIEHTNRVIFLEDDDVAAVREGALSIHRLRRCMDDPHAREITTLKMEIQQIMKGNYDYFMQKEIFEQSESVVNTMRGRLNFQDNSVTLGGIKDYIPEIKRCRRLMLIGCGTSYHSAIATRQLLEELTELPVMVELASDFLDRNTPVFRDDVCFFISQSGETADTLMALRYCKSRGALIVGITNTVGSSICRESHCGVHINAGPEIGVASTKAYTSQFISLVMFALVMSEDRISLRARRLQIIEGLKNLDNLIREVLKLDDKVKELAKSLFQHKSLLIMGRGYNFATCMEGALKVKELTYMHSEGIMAGELKHGPLALVDDSMPVIMIVMRDPVYMKCMNALQQVTARDGKPIVICEDGDEETKAFADRALEIPKTVDCLQGILTVIPMQLLSFHIAVLRGCNVDCPRNLAKSVTVE encoded by the exons ATGTCATATTATAGCATTCTATTCAACTATCATGTTCAGAAAG GGATTTTCGCTTATTTGAACTATTTGACGCCGAAGAGCAGAAAGGAAATCTTGGAGCTGTTGGTTGTTGGCCTGAAAAGATTAGAATATCGCGGATATGATTCTGCAG GAGTTGCCCTCGATAGCGCGGATGGTAAAGACGTGTCGATTATCAAGAAGCAGGGAAAAGTTAAAGCTCTTGAGGAGGAGATATTTTGCC GTACCAATCTTGATTTCGAGTCGAAAATCCAGTGTCATGTTGGTATCGCTCACACGCGATGGGCGACTCATGGTGTGCCGTCGGAATTGAATGCTCATCCTCAACGCTCCGATAGTGAGCACGCCTTCGTCGTTGTTCACAATG GTATCGTAACAAATTATAAGGAAGTGAAAACTCTGCTACAACAGAGAGGATACGTATTCGAGAGCGACACCGATACCGAGGTTATTGCCAAATTGATTCATCATCTATGGGTACAGCATCCCACGTACTCATTTCGCGAACTCGTTGAGCAAGTTGTTCAGCAATTG GAAGGAGCTTTTGCTCTTTGCTTCAAAAGCAAATACTTCCCAGATGAATGCGTGGCTACAAGACGAGGATCGCCGCTTCTTGTTGGTATCAAGACGAAAACGAGATTGGCTACCGATCATGTGCCTATTTTATACGGAAAAG ATGACCTTCACTGCGCAAACAAAG GTGAAGCACCATCTCAAG ATCACCGCCCACATGGTAGGAATCCGGAATTTCCGGTCATGCCGCGTAGCGAGAGCACATCCGAATTTCAACCTCTTGAGGACAAAGaagttgaatattttttcgctTCTGATGCGAGTGCGATAATCGAGCACACAAATCGTGTGATATTTCTGGAA GACGATGATGTGGCGGCCGTTAGAGAAGGCGCATTGAGCATTCATCGTCTTCGTCGCTGCATGGACGATCCTCATGCTCGTGAAATCACGACATTAAAGATGGAGATTCAGCAGATCATGAAGGGCAATTATGACTACTTTAtgcagaaagaaatttttgagcAGTCGGAGTCGGTTGTGAACACTATGAGAGGACGCTTgaattttcaagataattcTGTCACTTTGGGTGGAATTAAA GATTATATTCCTGAGATCAAAAGATGCAGACGTCTCATGCTGATTGGCTGTGGTACGAGCTATCATTCTGCCATAGCTACGCGACAGCTTCTCGAAGAATTGACAGAATTGCCAGTGATGGTCGAACTGGCGTCCGATTTTTTAGACCGCAACACGCCGGTCTTTAGAGACGAcgtttgtttctttatttctcaatcgg GCGAGACAGCTGATACATTAATGGCACTACGTTATTGTAAAAGTCGCGGCGCTCTTATTGTGGGTATAACTAATACGGTTGGTAGTAGTATTTGTCGCGAATCCCATTGTGGTGTGCACATCAACGCCGGTCCCGAAATTGGTGTAGCAAGTACCAAGGCTTATACATcgcaatttatttctctcgtGATGTTTGCACTAGTAATGAGCGAAGACAGAATCTCTCTTCGTGCAAGACGTCTACAA ATTATCGAAGGTTTGAAAAATCTCGACAATCTCATTCGTGAAGTATTAAAACTTGACGATAAAGTGAAAGAGCTGGCAAAGTCCTTGTTTCAACATAAATCTCTCTTGATTATGGGTCGTGGATACAATTTTGCTACGTGTATGGAGGGCGCGCTT AAAGTGAAAGAATTGACATATATGCACAGCGAAGGAATTATGGCTGGTGAATTAAAGCATGGTCCATTAGCTCTTGTTGACGATTCTATGCCGGTGATTATGATCGTAATGAGAGATCCAGTATACATG aaATGCATGAACGCGTTGCAGCAAGTTACCGCGCGAGATGGCAAACCAATCGTTATTTGCGAGGACGGAGATGAGGAAACGAAAGCTTTTGCCGATAGAGCTCTCGAGATACCGAAAACAGTTGATTGCTTGCAAGGAATTCTCACCGTTATTCCCATGCAATTATTATCATTCCATATTGCGGTTTTGCGTGGTTGTAACGTCGACTGTCCAAGAAACTTGGCGAAATCAGTTACGGtagagtaa